The genomic DNA ACGATCTGCGGCGGCACAGCCCCGAGCGGGCGGCCGCCCCCGAGCCGGCCCTCCGCTGGCTGCTGGTCCTCGCCCTCGCCGCCGCCGCCGCGCTCTGCCTGTGCGCGGCGCTGCCGGCCTCGCTGGCGCGCGCGGCGATGACGGCCGGGCAGGTCCTGTTCCTGGCCATGGCGACCCTGCGGATCGCGGCCCTCGCCATCGCGGCCCCGGTGGCCGCGGAGGCGGTCGCGCCCCTCGCCGAGGCCGACCTGCCGGTCTACACGGTCCTCGTCCCCCTCCACCGCGAGGCGGCGGTGGTGCCGGACCTGCTCAGGGCGCTCTCCGCCCTCGACTATCCGGCCGCCAAGCTCGACATCAAGCTGCTGCTCGAGGCGGACGACGCGGAGACCGCCGCGGCCCTCCCCCGCGACACCCTCCCGGCCCGGTTCGAGGTGATCACGGTGCCGCCGGGCGGCCCGCGCACCAAGCCGCGGGCGCTCAACGCCGCCCTGCCGCTGGCCCGCGGCGCCCTGCTCACGGTCTACGACGCCGAGGACGTGCCCGATCCCGGGCAGCTGCGGCTGGCGGCCGCCCTGTTCGCGCGCCTGCCCGCGCGCACCGCCTGCCTCCAGGGGCGGCTCGTGATCGACAATGCCGGCGATTCGCGCCTCGCCCGCGCCTTCGCCCTGGAATATGCCGGGCTGTTCGACGTGCTGAACCCGGCCTTCGCCCGCTGCGGCCTGCCGGTCCCGCTGGGCGGCACCTCGATGCACCTGCGCACCCACGTGGTGCGGGCGCTGCACGGCTGGGACGCCCACAACGTCACCGAGGACGCGGATCTCGGCCTGCGCCTCGCGCTGGCGGGCTACACGGTCGGCGACCTGCCCAGCCCCACCTTCGAGGAGGCGCCGGCCCGCCTCGGGCCCTGGCTCGGCCAGCGCACCCGCTGGCTGAAGGGCCTGGTCCAGACGAGCCTCACCCACGGGCGGCGCCCCCTCGCCAATGCCCGCAGGCTCGGCGGCCTGGAGACGCTCTGCGCCGCCGCCCTGGTTCCCGGGACGGTGGTCTCGGCGCTCGCCTACCCGGTCTGCCTCGCCGCGGCGGCGTGGTCCTTCCTGGTCCTGGAGATCCCGGCCGCCCCCGTCTTCCTGGACAACCTCTCCACGGGGCTCGCCATCACGCTGTTCGGGACGGGGCTCGCCGCCCTGGTCCTGCCCGCCCTCGTCGGCTGCGCCCGCCGCGGCTGGGGGGATCTCGCCCGGTCGGTCCCGTGGATGCCGGTCTACTTCCTGCTGGTCAGCCTGGCCGCGTGGCTGGCGCTGATCGAGCTGGTCCGCGCTCCGCTGCGCTGGAACAAGACCCGGCACGGCCTCGCGCGGACCTCCCGCAGCGGCCGGCGGCGCCGGGCGCATCCTGCGACACCCTGCGACAGCCTGCGACACCGGGCCGGGGCGGGGCGGCGGCGAATGCGCGTCGACTTGATCTGGATCAGTCGCGCCGGCGCGCGGCGCCGCTAGCCTCGCGCGCCGGCTCCCGCCCGCGCTGCGGGCGGCCGGTGATTCGCCTCGCGGTGGTCCAAGCGATGCCGGCCTATCACCTCCGACGCACCCTCGAGCACGCGGACGGCCGCTGCGGCCTCGCCTTCGCCAGCGACTGCCTGGAGGCGGACGACGCGGAGACGGCGATCCGCAACGCCCGCGACCTGTGCCGCACCGCCGCCAACATGCTCCTGACCGGGGCGGTGCTGACGGATTCCGTCGGCCGGATCCTGTGGTCGTTCACCCTGGCGCTGGCCCGGGAGCCGCTCTGCGTCCGGCCGACGAGCTGAGGGCCGCGCTGGCGGCCATGCCGGCGGCCGCGCAGATTGGCGCGCCGTGCAACGCCCGCGACCCGCGCGCCGTTGTCCCGCACGGGCGCGGCCCGGAGAGGTGCCGAGAGAGCTGCCGGGAGAGCTGCCGGGAGAGCTGCCATGAGCACGATCGC from Methylobacterium radiotolerans JCM 2831 includes the following:
- a CDS encoding glycosyltransferase family 2 protein codes for the protein MSFQRPPAGPEALPPEIAFLLAEGVDGRLLVRAAAAAAAAGTDAATALMNAGLIAESAYYAALARALGAPFLDGPIPFGLGLRFPDSLVAGLAPLAPGAVAPWVLAPRGRAIADLLDAAGRVPGRVPGRAAVPAITSPTRLREAVFASVPGQVADHAAHDLRRHSPERAAAPEPALRWLLVLALAAAAALCLCAALPASLARAAMTAGQVLFLAMATLRIAALAIAAPVAAEAVAPLAEADLPVYTVLVPLHREAAVVPDLLRALSALDYPAAKLDIKLLLEADDAETAAALPRDTLPARFEVITVPPGGPRTKPRALNAALPLARGALLTVYDAEDVPDPGQLRLAAALFARLPARTACLQGRLVIDNAGDSRLARAFALEYAGLFDVLNPAFARCGLPVPLGGTSMHLRTHVVRALHGWDAHNVTEDADLGLRLALAGYTVGDLPSPTFEEAPARLGPWLGQRTRWLKGLVQTSLTHGRRPLANARRLGGLETLCAAALVPGTVVSALAYPVCLAAAAWSFLVLEIPAAPVFLDNLSTGLAITLFGTGLAALVLPALVGCARRGWGDLARSVPWMPVYFLLVSLAAWLALIELVRAPLRWNKTRHGLARTSRSGRRRRAHPATPCDSLRHRAGAGRRRMRVDLIWISRAGARRR